A genomic stretch from Bradyrhizobium sp. 195 includes:
- a CDS encoding branched-chain amino acid ABC transporter permease, with protein sequence MMGQGRLAAWGIGLAALVALPFVYRDPYHLHILVLILIWSFAYTSWSMMGRFGLVSLGHGGFMGIGAYVTALLWNHLGVSPWIGIPLSMVAAGALALIVGYPCFRFRITGHYFVLVTLALSGIVLQVITATRDYTGGSLGYTPNRTSGNKLLALQFDDKTTWYLIALGVWLFGIVVWHWVDRSMARYALEAISEDEDAAAAAGVDVTAEKLKITLLSAVMTALAGAIYCQYQMFITPDTVSGIAVSLQMVFAAIVGGLFVSLGPTFGAVITILLAETLRIGFGTKAVGWDNLVYGVLLVLFIIFLPKGILGSVLDRLKPQRKVPRAHEQQAVQIARPGT encoded by the coding sequence ATGATGGGGCAGGGGCGGCTTGCTGCCTGGGGGATAGGATTGGCGGCGCTGGTCGCGCTGCCTTTCGTCTATCGTGATCCCTATCATCTGCACATCCTGGTGCTGATCCTGATCTGGTCGTTCGCCTACACCTCCTGGTCGATGATGGGGCGGTTCGGCCTCGTCTCGCTGGGCCATGGCGGCTTCATGGGGATCGGCGCGTATGTCACCGCGCTGCTCTGGAATCATCTCGGCGTGTCGCCCTGGATCGGCATTCCCCTCAGCATGGTCGCGGCCGGCGCGCTGGCGCTGATCGTCGGTTATCCCTGCTTCCGTTTCCGCATCACCGGGCACTATTTCGTGCTGGTGACGCTGGCGCTCTCCGGCATCGTGCTCCAGGTCATCACGGCAACGCGTGACTATACCGGCGGCTCGCTGGGCTATACGCCGAACCGGACCTCGGGAAACAAGCTGTTGGCGCTGCAATTCGACGACAAGACGACCTGGTACCTGATCGCGCTCGGGGTCTGGTTGTTCGGCATCGTGGTCTGGCATTGGGTCGATCGCAGCATGGCACGCTACGCGCTGGAGGCGATTTCGGAGGACGAGGACGCCGCGGCCGCCGCCGGCGTCGACGTCACCGCGGAGAAGCTGAAGATCACGCTGCTCAGTGCGGTGATGACGGCTCTGGCGGGCGCGATCTACTGCCAGTACCAGATGTTCATCACGCCGGACACGGTCAGCGGCATTGCGGTGTCGCTCCAGATGGTGTTCGCGGCCATCGTCGGCGGCCTGTTCGTCTCGCTCGGCCCGACCTTCGGTGCCGTGATCACCATCCTGCTGGCGGAAACCCTTCGCATCGGCTTCGGCACCAAGGCGGTCGGCTGGGACAATCTCGTCTACGGCGTGCTGCTCGTGCTTTTCATCATATTCCTTCCCAAGGGCATCCTTGGTAGCGTGCTCGACCGATTGAAGCCGCAACGCAAGGTGCCCCGCGCTCATGAGCAACAAGCCGTCCAAATCGCTCGCCCAGGAACTTGA
- a CDS encoding patatin-like phospholipase family protein, translating to MTVNETANRKNVSFALQGGGAHGAFVWGVLDQVLEDGRLAIEAISATSAGAMNAVAMASGMANGGAEAARQNLHAFWYEVSRMDMAYDLFSPLNQWIQALKLPPEYHPVHAFIHTLTHTLPPNLLNPFQFNPLRSLLQRVVDFDRLNSSPEAPQLFLNATNVRTGKIKVFQSPLLTAETVLASACLPPYFQAVEIDGEHYWDGGYLGNPAIYPLIYRRGSHDVIIVQVTAIRRDELPASAADVLHRINEISFNSSLMREMRAIAFATRLIDNGELDSDRHSRMYMHWIGNDQLMSRLGTATQFHPEWSLLCRLRDDGREAARSWLARNFDRVGESSTVDLTDMFL from the coding sequence GTGACAGTGAACGAGACCGCGAACCGGAAGAACGTCAGCTTCGCGCTCCAGGGCGGCGGCGCGCACGGCGCCTTCGTCTGGGGCGTGCTCGACCAGGTGCTCGAGGATGGCAGGCTCGCGATCGAGGCGATCAGCGCCACCAGCGCCGGCGCGATGAATGCGGTGGCGATGGCCTCCGGCATGGCGAACGGAGGCGCGGAGGCTGCGCGGCAGAACCTGCACGCATTCTGGTACGAAGTGTCGCGGATGGACATGGCGTACGATCTGTTCTCGCCGCTCAACCAGTGGATCCAGGCCCTGAAGCTGCCGCCGGAATATCATCCGGTCCACGCCTTCATCCACACGCTGACGCACACGCTGCCGCCGAACCTGCTCAATCCCTTCCAGTTCAATCCGCTTCGATCGCTGCTGCAGCGCGTGGTGGATTTCGACCGGCTCAATTCCTCGCCGGAGGCGCCGCAGCTGTTTCTCAACGCCACCAACGTCCGCACCGGCAAGATCAAGGTGTTCCAGAGCCCGCTTCTCACCGCGGAAACCGTGCTCGCCTCGGCCTGCCTGCCGCCCTATTTCCAGGCCGTCGAGATCGACGGCGAGCATTATTGGGATGGCGGCTATCTCGGCAATCCCGCGATCTATCCGTTGATCTACCGCAGGGGCAGTCACGACGTCATCATCGTGCAGGTCACGGCGATCCGGCGCGACGAACTGCCGGCCAGTGCAGCCGACGTCCTCCACCGCATCAACGAAATCAGCTTCAATTCGTCCCTGATGCGCGAGATGCGCGCGATCGCCTTTGCCACGCGGCTGATCGACAATGGCGAGCTCGACAGCGACAGACATAGCCGCATGTACATGCACTGGATCGGCAACGACCAGCTGATGTCGCGACTCGGCACGGCCACGCAATTCCATCCCGAATGGAGCCTGTTGTGCCGCCTGCGCGATGATGGGCGCGAGGCTGCGCGAAGCTGGCTGGCGCGAAACTTCGACCGGGTCGGAGAGTCCTCGACGGTCGATCTGACAGACATGTTTCTCTAG
- a CDS encoding polyphosphate kinase 2 family protein translates to MSNKPSKSLAQELDRYITPFRYDGSGKFHLKDHKTDEKGDLDKEKAQAILDANKRRLVEFQEKLYAQDRWSLLIVFQAMDAGGKDSAIKAIFEGINPQGCEVSAFKAPSSKELDHDFLWRHVIALPERGHIGIFNRSHYEECLVTRVHPEILAKEKLPEKLVTKNIWKERFEDISAFERYLSRNGTVVLKFFLNLSKEEQRERFLDRLEEPAKQWKFSMDDIKERALWPRYQAVYQDIVRHTATSHAPWYVVPADHKWFARVVIGSVINAALEKLDLRFPRADKASLGEFDEVRKALEKEEKGGRKRAK, encoded by the coding sequence ATGAGCAACAAGCCGTCCAAATCGCTCGCCCAGGAACTTGACCGTTACATCACGCCATTCCGCTACGATGGCTCCGGCAAGTTTCATCTCAAGGACCACAAGACCGACGAGAAGGGCGACCTCGACAAGGAGAAGGCGCAAGCGATCCTCGACGCCAACAAGAGGCGGCTGGTCGAGTTTCAGGAGAAGCTCTACGCCCAGGACCGCTGGTCGCTGCTGATCGTGTTCCAGGCCATGGACGCCGGCGGCAAGGATAGTGCGATCAAGGCGATCTTCGAGGGCATCAATCCGCAAGGCTGCGAAGTCAGCGCCTTCAAGGCGCCCAGCAGCAAGGAGCTCGACCACGATTTCCTGTGGCGCCATGTGATCGCGCTGCCGGAGCGCGGCCACATCGGCATCTTCAACCGCTCCCATTACGAGGAATGCCTGGTGACGCGCGTGCATCCGGAGATCCTTGCCAAGGAGAAACTGCCGGAAAAGCTCGTGACCAAGAACATCTGGAAGGAGCGGTTCGAGGACATCTCCGCCTTCGAACGCTACCTCTCCCGCAACGGCACCGTGGTGCTGAAGTTCTTCCTCAATCTGTCCAAGGAGGAGCAGCGCGAGCGTTTCCTCGACCGGCTGGAGGAGCCGGCCAAGCAGTGGAAGTTTTCCATGGACGACATCAAGGAGCGCGCGCTGTGGCCGCGCTACCAGGCGGTCTACCAGGACATCGTCCGGCACACGGCGACGTCTCATGCGCCGTGGTACGTCGTGCCGGCTGATCACAAATGGTTCGCGCGCGTCGTGATCGGCTCGGTGATCAATGCGGCGCTCGAAAAGCTGGACCTGCGCTTTCCCCGCGCCGACAAGGCCTCGCTGGGCGAATTCGACGAGGTGCGCAAGGCGCTGGAGAAAGAGGAGAAGGGGGGCAGGAAGCGAGCCAAGTGA